A window of the Polaribacter sp. HaHaR_3_91 genome harbors these coding sequences:
- a CDS encoding sensor histidine kinase, with translation MKHVKVTFLLFLLLAFLSCGKEVEKEKNLNKEPEIKVLLKTPKYKKLDDVEKLKFSKKIAKEMKLEVSDKYLIYNNISYLYGKLPKLDSAIVFTKKMLNLSNVIESDKLQGKVFFKLGNYFNRINLKDSAYFYYSNSKEYFLKTQDSVYISNALINLAILESDFGSYSSSDSTAVQALKFLKSNNGSLKAKVFNCMAINSKKQSLYKEAISYYNKSILISKSKSSKIIYKNNVANVFKEQKEYSKSILILEDLLKDTITHQKTKARIIDNLAHTKWLNDASSAVLKELLLAKSIRNTEKDNYGLIASYSHLSEFFNKKDNTKSLFYASEMYKIAKREKSPQDLLEAIDKIVNFQSPQKSIKYYKESIRLRDSLQEAEIKRQYKFAKIKYNYEEEEKQKQKFKTLATENKLVAEQEYSDKKNIFILGILLTSGLLILIYRRKYQYKKRILQENYNTETRIAKKLHDELGNDIFNTLTKVQNPKINTEEIINDLDKIYLQTRAISHENDSIETGADFENYFRELVAGYNSNTCKIILKDLSTLDLNNLKKEKQIVIYRVFNELFVNMKKHSKASLVVLACKKTNHNLEISYADNGIGFKENTIIFKNGLKNMETRIKTIKGTINFENKPNKGLKVKIHFKN, from the coding sequence ATGAAACATGTAAAAGTTACATTCCTCCTTTTTCTTTTATTAGCTTTTTTATCCTGTGGAAAAGAAGTTGAAAAAGAAAAGAATTTAAATAAGGAACCTGAAATAAAGGTCTTATTAAAAACCCCTAAATATAAAAAATTAGATGATGTAGAGAAACTTAAGTTTTCAAAAAAGATAGCTAAAGAAATGAAATTAGAGGTTTCAGATAAATATTTAATATATAACAATATCAGCTATTTATATGGTAAGTTACCTAAACTTGATAGTGCAATTGTTTTCACAAAAAAAATGTTAAACCTATCTAATGTTATAGAAAGTGATAAATTACAGGGGAAAGTTTTTTTTAAACTGGGTAATTATTTTAATAGAATTAATTTAAAGGATAGTGCCTATTTTTATTATTCTAATTCTAAAGAATATTTTTTAAAAACTCAGGATAGTGTTTATATAAGTAATGCTTTAATCAATTTAGCTATTTTAGAGTCAGATTTTGGTAGTTATTCTAGTAGCGATTCTACAGCTGTGCAAGCTTTAAAATTTTTAAAAAGTAATAACGGAAGCCTTAAAGCAAAAGTATTTAATTGCATGGCTATAAACTCTAAGAAACAGTCTTTATATAAAGAAGCAATTTCTTATTACAATAAAAGTATTCTTATTTCGAAGAGTAAAAGTTCTAAAATTATTTATAAAAACAACGTTGCTAATGTTTTTAAGGAGCAAAAGGAATATTCTAAGTCAATTTTAATTCTAGAAGACTTATTAAAAGATACCATTACTCATCAAAAAACTAAAGCCAGAATTATTGATAATTTAGCACATACTAAGTGGTTAAATGATGCGAGTAGTGCTGTCTTAAAAGAGTTGTTATTAGCAAAATCAATCAGAAATACAGAAAAAGATAATTATGGCTTAATTGCTAGTTATAGCCATTTATCAGAGTTCTTCAATAAAAAAGACAATACTAAATCATTGTTTTATGCGAGTGAAATGTATAAAATAGCTAAGCGAGAAAAAAGTCCACAAGACTTATTAGAAGCGATAGATAAAATTGTCAACTTTCAATCACCTCAAAAATCTATTAAGTATTATAAAGAAAGTATTAGATTAAGAGATAGTTTACAAGAAGCAGAAATAAAACGTCAATATAAATTTGCTAAGATTAAATACAATTATGAAGAAGAAGAAAAACAAAAACAGAAATTTAAAACACTAGCTACCGAAAACAAGTTAGTTGCAGAACAAGAATATAGTGATAAGAAAAATATTTTTATTCTTGGTATTCTATTAACATCTGGGTTGTTAATTTTAATTTATAGAAGAAAATATCAATACAAAAAAAGAATCTTACAAGAGAATTATAATACTGAAACAAGGATTGCAAAAAAATTACATGATGAATTGGGGAATGATATTTTTAATACACTTACAAAAGTTCAAAATCCTAAAATTAATACAGAAGAAATTATAAATGATTTAGATAAAATATATCTACAAACTCGGGCAATTTCTCATGAAAATGATTCTATTGAAACGGGTGCCGATTTTGAAAATTATTTTAGAGAATTAGTGGCTGGGTATAATTCTAATACATGTAAAATTATCTTAAAAGATTTATCTACTTTAGATCTTAATAATTTAAAGAAAGAAAAACAGATTGTAATTTATAGAGTTTTTAATGAGTTATTTGTAAATATGAAAAAGCATAGTAAAGCGAGTTTAGTCGTTTTAGCATGTAAGAAAACAAATCATAATTTAGAAATAAGTTATGCAGATAATGGAATAGGATTTAAAGAGAATACTATTATTTTTAAAAATGGACTTAAAAATATGGAAACCCGTATAAAAACGATTAAAGGAACCATTAACTTTGAAAATAAGCCGAACAAAGGGTTAAAAGTAAAAATTCATTTTAAAAATTAA
- the ettA gene encoding energy-dependent translational throttle protein EttA codes for MSDDKKVIFSMNKLSKTYKSTGKQVLKDIYLSFFYGAKIGILGLNGSGKSTLLKIIAGVEKNFQGDVTFAPGYKVGYLEQEPQLDPEKTVLEVVKEGVAETVAILEEYNKINDMFGLEEVYSDADKMDKLMAQQAVLQDKIDAANAWELDTKLEIAMDALRTPDSDKKIGVLSGGEKRRVALCRLLLQEPEILLLDEPTNHLDAESVHWLEHHLAQYKGTVIAVTHDRYFLDNVAGWILELDRGEGIPWKGNYAEWLDQKSKRMAQESKTASKHQKTLERELDWVRQGAKGRQTKQKARLKNYDKLMSQDQKQTDEKLEIYIPNGPRLGTNVIEATGVSKAFGEKLLYDNLEFNLPQAGIVGIIGPNGAGKTTIFKMIMGEEKPDGGSFSVGETAKIAYVDQAHSDIDPEKTIWENFSDGQDLVMMGGKQVNSRAYLSRFNFSGSEQNKKVNTLSGGERNRLHLAMTLKEEGNVLLLDEPTNDLDVNTLRALEEGLDNFAGCAVVISHDRWFLDRVCTHILAFEGNSEVYFFEGGFSEYEENKKKRLGGDLMPKRIKYRKLIR; via the coding sequence ATGAGCGACGATAAGAAAGTAATCTTTTCGATGAATAAGTTGTCTAAAACTTATAAATCAACAGGTAAACAAGTTTTAAAAGATATTTATTTAAGTTTCTTTTATGGAGCAAAAATTGGTATTCTTGGTTTAAACGGATCAGGAAAATCTACTTTATTAAAAATTATTGCAGGAGTAGAAAAGAATTTTCAAGGAGATGTTACTTTTGCTCCAGGTTATAAGGTAGGGTATTTAGAACAAGAGCCACAATTAGATCCAGAAAAAACAGTTTTAGAAGTTGTAAAAGAAGGAGTTGCAGAAACAGTTGCAATTTTAGAAGAGTACAATAAAATAAACGACATGTTTGGTTTGGAAGAAGTGTATTCTGATGCTGATAAGATGGATAAACTAATGGCACAGCAAGCTGTTTTGCAAGATAAAATTGACGCTGCTAATGCTTGGGAATTAGATACCAAATTAGAAATTGCAATGGATGCGTTAAGAACTCCAGATTCTGATAAGAAAATTGGAGTACTTTCTGGAGGTGAAAAAAGACGTGTGGCCTTATGTAGATTATTATTACAAGAACCAGAAATCTTATTATTAGATGAGCCTACCAACCACTTAGATGCAGAATCTGTACATTGGTTAGAGCACCATTTAGCACAATATAAAGGAACTGTTATTGCTGTAACGCATGATAGATATTTCTTAGATAATGTTGCTGGTTGGATTCTTGAATTAGATAGAGGAGAAGGAATTCCTTGGAAAGGAAATTATGCTGAGTGGTTAGACCAAAAGTCTAAGAGAATGGCACAAGAAAGTAAAACCGCTTCTAAACATCAAAAAACATTAGAAAGAGAATTAGATTGGGTTCGTCAAGGAGCAAAAGGTCGTCAGACAAAGCAAAAAGCTCGTTTGAAGAATTATGACAAGTTAATGAGTCAAGATCAAAAACAAACAGATGAAAAATTAGAAATTTACATTCCTAATGGACCACGTTTAGGTACCAATGTTATAGAAGCAACAGGTGTTTCAAAAGCATTTGGAGAAAAATTATTATATGATAATTTAGAGTTTAATCTTCCGCAGGCAGGAATTGTAGGTATTATTGGTCCCAATGGAGCTGGTAAAACTACCATTTTTAAAATGATTATGGGAGAAGAAAAACCTGATGGAGGAAGTTTTTCTGTAGGTGAAACTGCAAAAATTGCATATGTAGATCAAGCACACTCTGATATTGACCCAGAAAAAACAATTTGGGAAAACTTTTCTGACGGACAAGATTTAGTAATGATGGGAGGTAAGCAAGTTAATTCTAGAGCTTATTTAAGTCGTTTTAATTTCTCTGGTAGTGAGCAAAATAAAAAAGTAAATACACTTTCTGGTGGAGAACGTAACCGTTTGCATTTAGCAATGACTTTAAAGGAGGAAGGAAACGTTTTATTATTAGATGAGCCAACAAATGACTTGGATGTAAATACATTAAGAGCATTAGAAGAAGGTTTAGATAACTTTGCTGGTTGTGCGGTAGTTATTAGTCACGATAGATGGTTTTTAGATAGAGTTTGTACACACATCTTAGCTTTTGAAGGGAATAGTGAAGTGTATTTCTTTGAAGGAGGTTTTTCTGAGTATGAAGAAAATAAGAAGAAACGTTTAGGTGGAGATTTAATGCCAAAACGTATTAAATATAGAAAGTTAATTAGATAA
- a CDS encoding CAL67264 family membrane protein, which translates to MNKNTVLGFATLIMILVGLGLIALGAFRYNEVAGWGFAAVGFGFFCIAWVFNALKGRV; encoded by the coding sequence ATGAATAAAAATACAGTATTAGGCTTTGCTACGCTTATTATGATACTTGTTGGCTTAGGTTTAATAGCTTTAGGAGCTTTTAGATATAATGAAGTTGCCGGATGGGGATTTGCGGCAGTTGGTTTTGGTTTCTTTTGTATTGCATGGGTTTTTAATGCATTAAAAGGAAGAGTATAA
- the lpxD gene encoding UDP-3-O-(3-hydroxymyristoyl)glucosamine N-acyltransferase: MKSFSVEEITSLVKGEQIGVCNDKIHAPEQIENAIKGNVTFIGNSKYARLWENSNASIAIVYDGIKIEPEEGKAFIKVKNPDLAMAVLLEAFEPESPYFETDIHPTAVIDKTVKLGKGCKVGANSYVGKNVVLGDNVTIYPNVSIFDDSSIGNETVIWSGTVIRERTKIGSHCIFHVNVSIGADGFGYRPSPDGRGLVKIIHIGNVVIGNAVEIGANSCVDRGKFSSTILGDGCKIDNLVQIGHNSVLGRCCIMAGHSGLAGSVTLGDGVIIGGSASIKDHVTIHSGAKVGAGSGVIADIEAGKSVVGYPACDSREKMKQWVALRKLGRS; the protein is encoded by the coding sequence ATGAAATCATTTTCTGTAGAAGAAATAACATCACTTGTAAAAGGTGAACAAATAGGAGTTTGTAACGACAAAATTCATGCTCCAGAGCAAATAGAAAACGCAATAAAGGGAAATGTAACTTTTATAGGAAACTCTAAATATGCACGCTTGTGGGAAAACTCAAATGCAAGTATTGCTATTGTTTATGATGGAATAAAAATTGAGCCAGAAGAAGGAAAAGCTTTTATTAAAGTAAAGAATCCAGATTTGGCAATGGCAGTTTTATTAGAAGCTTTTGAGCCAGAATCTCCTTATTTTGAAACGGATATTCATCCTACGGCAGTAATAGATAAAACAGTAAAATTAGGAAAAGGATGTAAAGTAGGTGCAAATTCTTATGTAGGTAAAAATGTAGTTTTAGGAGATAATGTAACCATTTACCCTAATGTATCCATTTTTGATGATTCCTCCATTGGGAACGAGACTGTAATTTGGTCTGGAACTGTAATTAGAGAACGTACTAAAATAGGTAGTCATTGTATTTTTCATGTAAATGTGAGTATTGGAGCTGATGGCTTTGGATACAGACCAAGCCCTGATGGAAGAGGATTAGTGAAAATTATTCATATTGGGAATGTGGTAATTGGAAATGCTGTTGAAATTGGTGCAAACTCTTGCGTTGATCGTGGTAAATTTAGTTCTACTATTTTAGGTGATGGTTGTAAGATTGATAATTTGGTGCAAATAGGGCATAATTCTGTTTTAGGAAGATGTTGTATTATGGCAGGACACAGTGGTTTAGCAGGTTCTGTAACTTTAGGGGATGGTGTAATTATCGGAGGAAGTGCCTCTATAAAAGACCATGTTACCATACATTCAGGAGCAAAAGTAGGTGCAGGTTCTGGTGTTATTGCAGATATCGAAGCAGGTAAATCTGTAGTTGGTTATCCAGCATGTGATTCTAGAGAAAAAATGAAACAATGGGTAGCTTTGCGCAAACTTGGTAGAAGCTAG
- a CDS encoding FAD-dependent oxidoreductase, with amino-acid sequence MMKYKHIFEPLDLGFTTLKNRILMGSMHTGLEEERNGLERIAAYYAERARGGVGLIVTGGISPNIQGWTAPLSARMSTKKHAKKHQKITTAVHKEGGKICMQILHSGRYGYHPFNVAPSKIKSPITPFKPFKLTQSGINRTIRDFVNSAKLSKEAGYDGVEIMGSEGYLINQFIVKRTNKRTDEYGGSYENRMRLPIELVKQTREAVGVEFIIIYRLSMLDLVENGSSWEEVVQLGKEIEKAGATIINTGIGWHEARIPTISTSVPRAAFTWVTKKMKEELSIPLITSNRINMPETAEKILAEGDADMISMARPFLADPEWVNKAAEEKVDEINTCIGCNQACLDHVFQQKVASCLVNPRACHETELNYYETVLKKKIAVVGAGPAGLAAATIAAERGHFVTLFDADKEIGGQFNIAKQIPGKEEFYETLRYFNKQIELHNVTVKLNTKVSVEDLKESDFDEIIIATGIKPRTLKIEGINHPKVLSYIDVLKLKKPVGKRVAVIGAGGIGFDVSEYLTHEGESASLNIDAWLKEWGIDKNLEARAGIENVKPVFEPSPREVFMFKRSKGKFGGNLGKTTGWIHRSTLKKKKVQFIGEVSYTKIDDEGLHYVQNEKAKILKVDHIVICAGQVPFKELYQPLLDAGKKVHVIGGADFASELDAKRAINQGARLAADL; translated from the coding sequence ATTATGAAATATAAGCACATTTTTGAACCATTAGATTTAGGTTTTACAACTTTAAAAAATAGAATTTTAATGGGGTCTATGCATACCGGTTTAGAGGAGGAGAGAAACGGTTTAGAAAGAATCGCGGCTTATTATGCAGAACGAGCAAGAGGTGGAGTTGGATTAATTGTTACGGGAGGAATTTCCCCAAATATACAAGGTTGGACAGCTCCTTTATCAGCAAGAATGTCTACCAAAAAACACGCAAAAAAACATCAGAAAATAACAACAGCAGTCCACAAAGAAGGTGGTAAAATTTGCATGCAAATACTACATTCTGGTCGTTATGGGTATCATCCGTTTAATGTTGCGCCTTCCAAAATAAAATCACCAATAACACCATTTAAACCTTTTAAATTAACACAATCGGGAATTAATAGAACCATTAGAGATTTTGTAAACTCTGCCAAACTATCTAAAGAAGCAGGTTATGATGGTGTAGAAATTATGGGGTCTGAAGGTTATTTAATCAACCAGTTTATTGTAAAAAGAACCAACAAAAGAACCGATGAGTATGGTGGAAGTTATGAAAACAGAATGCGCTTACCTATTGAACTGGTAAAACAAACACGAGAAGCTGTCGGGGTAGAGTTTATTATTATCTACAGATTATCGATGTTAGATTTGGTAGAAAACGGCTCTTCTTGGGAAGAAGTGGTGCAATTAGGTAAAGAAATAGAAAAAGCGGGAGCAACCATTATCAATACTGGTATTGGTTGGCATGAAGCTAGAATACCAACCATTTCAACATCCGTTCCTAGAGCAGCTTTTACTTGGGTCACTAAAAAAATGAAAGAAGAATTATCGATTCCTTTGATAACTTCTAACAGAATAAATATGCCTGAAACGGCAGAAAAAATATTAGCAGAAGGTGATGCTGATATGATTTCTATGGCGCGTCCTTTTTTAGCAGATCCAGAATGGGTAAATAAAGCAGCTGAAGAAAAAGTAGATGAAATTAATACGTGTATTGGTTGTAATCAGGCTTGCTTAGATCATGTATTTCAACAGAAAGTAGCAAGTTGCTTGGTTAATCCTAGAGCTTGTCATGAAACGGAATTGAATTATTATGAAACCGTACTTAAAAAGAAAATAGCAGTTGTAGGTGCAGGACCTGCAGGATTAGCAGCAGCTACAATTGCGGCAGAAAGGGGGCATTTTGTAACGTTGTTTGATGCTGATAAAGAAATAGGAGGTCAGTTTAATATTGCAAAACAAATTCCGGGTAAAGAAGAGTTTTACGAAACCTTGCGCTATTTTAACAAACAAATAGAATTGCACAATGTAACTGTAAAATTAAATACTAAAGTTTCTGTAGAAGATTTAAAAGAATCAGATTTTGATGAAATTATAATTGCAACAGGAATTAAACCTAGAACGTTAAAAATAGAAGGCATCAATCATCCAAAAGTGTTGAGTTATATTGATGTTTTAAAATTAAAAAAACCGGTAGGAAAACGTGTTGCAGTAATTGGTGCTGGTGGAATTGGTTTTGACGTTTCGGAATATTTAACGCATGAAGGCGAGTCTGCATCCTTAAATATTGATGCTTGGTTGAAAGAATGGGGAATAGATAAAAACTTAGAGGCTAGAGCCGGAATTGAAAATGTAAAACCAGTATTTGAACCTTCACCAAGAGAAGTTTTTATGTTTAAAAGAAGCAAAGGGAAATTTGGTGGAAATTTAGGTAAAACTACAGGTTGGATTCACAGGTCTACTTTAAAAAAGAAGAAAGTGCAGTTTATTGGTGAGGTTTCCTATACCAAAATCGATGATGAAGGGTTGCATTATGTTCAGAATGAAAAAGCTAAAATTTTAAAGGTTGATCATATTGTTATTTGTGCAGGTCAAGTTCCTTTTAAAGAATTGTATCAACCTTTGTTAGATGCTGGTAAAAAAGTACATGTTATTGGAGGTGCCGATTTTGCAAGTGAATTAGATGCAAAAAGAGCTATTAATCAAGGAGCACGATTAGCAGCAGATCTGTAA
- a CDS encoding pirin family protein, with amino-acid sequence MKKIIHTASTRGHANHGWLEANHSFSFANFYDPKRIQFGALRVLNDDLIAPSMGFGTHPHKNMEIITIPLKGVLKHKDNMANDWIPVLPGEVQVMSAGKGVYHSEINGSANEHLGLFQIWIMPEKNEVTPRYDQKEFDIKDRKNKLQLLVNSFNSDDDSLKIHQDAQIFRIDLDKNQGFNYQLKSKNRGVYIMSISGDFEIDSTKLGSRDAIGIYETDSFMIKSLSNSELLLIEVPM; translated from the coding sequence ATGAAAAAAATAATTCATACTGCATCCACAAGAGGGCACGCAAATCATGGATGGTTAGAAGCAAATCATTCGTTTAGTTTTGCTAATTTTTATGATCCAAAGAGAATACAATTTGGAGCATTGAGAGTTTTAAATGACGATTTAATTGCACCAAGCATGGGATTTGGTACACATCCTCATAAGAACATGGAAATTATTACAATTCCATTAAAAGGTGTTTTAAAACATAAAGATAACATGGCAAATGATTGGATTCCTGTTTTGCCAGGTGAAGTACAAGTAATGTCTGCAGGAAAAGGAGTGTATCATTCAGAAATAAATGGTTCTGCAAATGAACATTTAGGTTTATTCCAAATCTGGATAATGCCGGAAAAAAATGAAGTTACTCCAAGATATGACCAAAAGGAATTTGATATAAAAGATAGAAAAAATAAATTGCAATTATTGGTGAATTCTTTTAATTCTGATGATGATAGTTTAAAAATACACCAAGATGCACAAATTTTTAGAATTGATTTAGATAAAAATCAAGGTTTTAACTATCAGTTAAAAAGTAAGAACCGTGGAGTATATATTATGAGTATTTCTGGTGATTTTGAGATTGATTCAACAAAACTAGGTAGTCGAGATGCAATAGGAATTTATGAAACTGATAGCTTTATGATTAAAAGTTTATCTAATTCTGAATTATTATTGATAGAAGTACCGATGTAA
- a CDS encoding MarR family winged helix-turn-helix transcriptional regulator produces MGDISKDIKSNFVSNKLKALINIKYTANWLSSKENEFFKPYGISPQQYNILRILRGAKDQIKVQIVKDRMIERAPNATRLMDKLCEKHLIERERCEHDRRVVFVKINEKGLELLSNIDDNNNLSFLEKLTEEEAIVLSDLLDKMR; encoded by the coding sequence ATGGGAGACATTTCTAAAGACATAAAATCGAATTTTGTTAGCAATAAATTAAAGGCTTTAATCAATATAAAATACACTGCAAATTGGTTAAGTAGTAAAGAAAATGAGTTTTTTAAACCTTACGGAATTTCGCCACAACAGTATAATATTTTAAGAATTTTACGAGGAGCTAAAGATCAAATTAAGGTGCAAATTGTAAAAGATAGAATGATTGAAAGAGCACCTAATGCAACCCGCTTAATGGATAAGTTATGTGAAAAACACTTAATTGAAAGAGAGCGTTGTGAGCATGATAGAAGGGTTGTATTTGTGAAAATTAATGAAAAAGGTTTAGAATTATTATCTAACATAGACGATAATAACAATCTTTCGTTTTTAGAAAAGTTAACGGAAGAAGAGGCAATTGTTTTAAGTGATTTGTTAGATAAAATGAGATAA
- a CDS encoding glutaredoxin domain-containing protein — protein MKIVLYGRAGHAYTVAFKNFLNSTDVPYVYKDISKDVEAREHSKELYDGVAKYPTLFVDDKVYLTPTTEEFNKIMQDLNLRA, from the coding sequence ATGAAAATAGTTTTATACGGAAGAGCAGGACACGCATATACAGTAGCGTTTAAAAACTTTCTAAATTCAACTGATGTTCCTTATGTCTATAAGGATATTTCTAAAGATGTAGAAGCAAGAGAACATAGTAAAGAATTGTATGATGGTGTAGCAAAATATCCAACATTGTTTGTAGATGATAAAGTGTATTTAACTCCGACTACTGAAGAATTTAATAAGATAATGCAAGATTTAAATTTAAGAGCGTAG